DNA sequence from the Armigeres subalbatus isolate Guangzhou_Male chromosome 1, GZ_Asu_2, whole genome shotgun sequence genome:
AAATGTGATAACAAAAAAACTAATAGCAACGTTCGGCAActaaaattaatgaatttcttTTGTCGATTGTGTTGTTtaatcaaaaattcatttttaagcaaaatattttcaatgaaGACATCAAATAAACAGAGAGTTAATTTAAGTATAAAAATCATTTCCTGCTATTCAAATTTGTATTAATTgtcaaatatttaataaaaatgtttactttttgaATGAAACTACTCAAGTGGGTAGCTCCATCGAACAATTTTGAAATACTTTTACACCTGTTAGTTAGTTAATTTGGTTAGACCCCGAAACGGACgtaaacaaaattgtaaaaaaatcgaatgatttttttttgtgtaaacgCGTAGATttcgaaatccgcgtaaaaaatgtcacagtGTGTCTAGTGTCACAATAagtgaagaaataagaagtattaagagaaaacaaaaacaatttgatTTTGGCAGCATTCGATATTGGGAACATAAATGTtccgaacgtgttgccaaaatcgaatggggacTGTAagagaaaataaatcaaatatcaaataatgGAAGCACGTTGACAGATAACAGGAAAAGTGAAGAGAGGGTGTGGTTAAAGTGCGATGCATAAAAGGTCGTAAGCTAAAAAGTTCGATGCAAAAAgaaatgaattttaataatGGATAAATGTTCGAGGAATGTCACGTTAATGgttgaaaattcgaatataAGTGAGGTCTCCAagcagattttaccaacactatcACAGAGTGATTTTTTTGCAGCGCACtgaatcaaaatgaaaattttcatttccaccTGATGCCTAGTTCAAATTTGCGATATTTTTCTTAGTGTTCCacgcattatttgttgttttctaacagCAAACAAGAAAAATATGACAGTTCTAACAGCAAACAAAGAAAAATTTTGTAAACACAGCACCAACACTGATGGGGATGAAGAGGGCTAGAGACCAATAAATaaggaaagaaaatttgaactcaAAAATAGGGTGACAGGCAAAATTTTACTCAGCTTTCACTTCTTTACAATGATTTgagttcataaaaaataatcctCGCCAATAGCAATGAAAATATGTAAATGCTTTCCTTCTCCATATCAAGTTCAAAGTCTAGTGAgaggatgaaaaaaaaacattttgaatcgGGATTACTTTCAATGTTGTCTGTATCTCAGCGCCGGGCTACGAGAAACCACAACATCAGTTTGTgcaaattcaatttcatttgCGAATTGAGTTTGCATCCAATCCTTCCGTGTAATTGAGCttcaaattcgaaaatccgtcgtaagcattttttttcaattgcttGTCGAATATTCGCAAATCATCTCCATGAAATTTTTAAACGTAATTTACCTCACGGTCAGGTGAAAAGGGTCCGTTTGAAAACGGAGTAAAATGCCGTTGCCGGAGTAAAATATGCCGTTGTTTGCAAACTTTGCTTTCTAGATGAAACAAATTTGCATTAGTTGCTATTTTTTAATGGCCAAGCAACTCTAAATGTCGCATatgaataattaatattgatctcagttcaataaacaaaagttagaatatgaaaaataaacaaaaaatcggTTTAGTTGTAAATAAATCAATTGACAAGAAAACCTTAGCCCAGTTCCATTTCTGATTCTCACACAAGCGACGAACCATTTCAACCCATTTAGCGGTTTTCAAAAACGCTCCAACCCATTGAGTTAATCGGCTCAGCACTCTAAAAGTGCTTCCCCGTCAATGTGTTTTCATCTTATACTTCGCATAATCGCACCGCACCGCAGTCAACGACCAAGGCGTGCTGCCCCTGCCATTGAGCCAGTCCCATCGCAGCGAGGTCAAGTTCAAGTTCTCGCTTGCGCCTCACTGCCTTACTAACCGGCTTAGGTGGTGCTGCCTGCTGCTGCGGTGGCGCTTACGGTTAAGCTGTTGGTGATCGTGCCTCTTCCATTACCACTCCATTCTGCTCCGGCGACGGAGCGCACAGATCTAGCCAAGCGCAACCACCAGAAAGGCGTGAGTCATTCAAGCGCATGCGACACGAGGGGCCAAGCCCAAGCAAGCGCCAACAACAGCGTAATAACCGTCATAATCACCTCGCTCGATTACGGTGCTGCCGCCGTCGTCATCCGGCGATGATCGATGGCAACCACAGTTGGATCGTGTGAAATCGATACCACCGTGTCGTGCTGCGTAATTCATTACCTTCGTCCAGGGAGCGCTGCATGTCCTCGATGGAGTCCTTGGGAACCTTGAACTGCAGGGTGTGCGATCCGAGGAAACGGGCAGCACGATCGACCAGGAGGCTGTCGATTTCGGATTCGCGGGCTTCTGGCTCGGCTGGCAGGTCGACTTCATTCAGCGAGCGACCACCGGCCGCGGGCTTCTCGGTTTCGACCAGCTTGATGCCTTCGGTGATCTCGATGTCACCCTGGACACCTTCCACGTACTGCAGGGCACGTTCCTGTTTGCGTTGGTTTCCAAGGGGGCGACAAATGCCAACCATTGAGATGGAAGAAcggaaaagaaaggaaaaaagatAAATAGGTTAGTAATCGATTGCGATGATTGTTGGTTGTTGAAATGAGTGGAAGCTGAGAGGGCTACTGGACGCAATGTGGCGCGTTTGCGACTGTTGGACATTGTTTCGAGCCACGAGAGAAGCTGGTTTGGTCAGTCGAACAACAGTTATGCGGGCATGAGAGTCGTTGCTCGAACGATTTGTTCCCGATTTCCACCTTGGCTAGGCAGCAATCCATCACAAGTAGACGGGTGTTTTGCTCGTCGATCGCGTTTTGCTTTTATTCCCTCGTTCGCGGTAACACGTTCGAAGATCGCATTAGGATCATTTGGCTAAACATCacaattatcatcatcatcatcaacaacaACACTGCGCCAACATGGGAAGCTCTATTTCGTAATTATATTGGCAACGTTTACGGTAACTCGTTCCGCTTATGTTGTAATTCCGCGTGTTTATGAGTGCGTGTAGGGTAAATAGTCTTTTACTATTTTAGGGAACTGGATATTTGCGCTTGGTTCATTGCATCACTTCTTCTGGATCCCGCTTTTACACACTGTTTTTGATCAGATCATAGTCTTCTCCCCAACTCATTATAAAGTTCCAATCACGTCGAATCGCATTTCAAAGTACATTCCCACACTTGTAAATCTCACTTTCAGGATTGTTCATGATCAAGATCGCACTAATAAGATCAATTGTCCCACTTGTGTTCATTAGGTCTTCCGAATTTGCATTGTCTTTACACTTTTCCTCGATCACAGATCAGGTCCAGCCGCCAGCAGCCTCCATCATCCTGCACTCGAACCTTACCTTGACGCATAGCACCATCGACTTGTCACCGCAGTCCTTGACGAATTTCAGCGCGCTGGACAGTAATCCATCGGTTTCCGACTGGGGCGCGGCGGCCGCTACGGCCAAAACGGCACACAACACTACAAACTGCTTCATGTTTCTCGATGCAGAGACGCTTATCTTCTTTTTTTCGCTGGATATCTTCCGGGGTTCTCGGCGGACACCACACTGAACTGAGGACTAGCCTTGCAAAGTCTTTTTAAATCTCTCGAGGAGGAAACACTTAACACACTACCA
Encoded proteins:
- the LOC134225326 gene encoding uncharacterized protein LOC134225326 gives rise to the protein MKQFVVLCAVLAVAAAAPQSETDGLLSSALKFVKDCGDKSMVLCVKERALQYVEGVQGDIEITEGIKLVETEKPAAGGRSLNEVDLPAEPEARESEIDSLLVDRAARFLGSHTLQFKVPKDSIEDMQRSLDEARGKKKKVKKLLLPLLLLFKLKAAALLPLAIGFLALIAFKALIVGKIALILSAIIGLKKLFDKKPEQSYEVVAHPHYSHSTSFDDHHGYARSLDAQNLAYSAHTQ